The segment CGCGGTCGGCACCGGTAACCGGCGGACACACCAACCTTGAACTGTGAAACCAGAACCTGAACATGAACACTTCAACAGATTCGCAATTCGTAACCGGCACCAGAACCAACGGTGAGCATGCCGTGACAATCGACCCGCCCGCGCTGCCCGCCAGCAAATTAGCCCGCCTGACCGGCAAGCCCAACGGAACATGGACCGTGGACGATCTCGTCACGCTGGTGCGGGAAGAAGGCATCCGCCTGATCAGTCTGATGCACGTCGGCGGCGACGGCTGGCTGAAAACCCTTGACTTTGCGCCGCGCGACGAATCACACTTGCGCGATATCCTGACCGGCGGTGAGCGCTGCGACGGCTCCAGCATTTTCGGCATGATGGGCATCAACGCCGGCGCGTCCGACATTATTCTGCGCCCGCGCGTCGAAAGCGCGTTTCTTGATCCGTTTGCCGACGAACCCGTGCTGGTGCTGCTGTGCGGGCATTGTGGCCGCGACGGCAAACCGCTGGTGGAATCTCCCGATACCATCGTGCGCCTCGCCGTGGAACGTCTCAAGCGCGAAACGGGCATTGAACTGCAGGCGCTGGGCGAAGTCGAGTATTTCCTCGGCAAACGCCCGAGCGATGAAGACGTCTACGGCTCCGATGACCGCGGCTATCATGCCAGTTCGCCCTTTGTGTTCGGCGAGGATTTGCGCCGCGCCGCTCTTGCTATATTGGCTGAGATGGGAGTTCCCATCAAGTACGGCCACAGCGAAGTGGGCTACATTCCGGCGGGCGAAAAAGAGAACCGCATTTGGGAGCAGCACGAGATCGAAATGCACCTGCAGCCATTGCCGCAGGCGGCGGATGCCGTGGTGCTGACGCAATGGGTGCTGCGCAACCTCGCGCACGCTCAGGGTATGCGTGTGAGTTTCGAGCCGGTGGTCCGGCAGGGACATGCGGGCAACGGTCTGCACTTCCACTGCTCGCCCACCGTGAACGGCCAGAACCTCTCGTTAGGCAAGACCAACGAGCAGATGCCTGCCGCAGCCAAGTGGCTGATCGGCGGCCTGGTGCGCTACGGCGGCGTGCTGATGGCTTTCGGCAACCGCGAAGGCAGTTCCTTCCTGCGGCTGTCGCAGGCGAAGGAAGCCCCGAGTGCGGTGACCTGGGGCCGCTACAACCGCAAAGCTCTGGTCCGCATTCCCATCGTGGCGACCGACGAGCATGGCCGGCAGGTCAGTCCGGAAACGATTGAGTTCCGTCTGTCCGACGGCTCGGCTCATCCCCATCTGCTGCTGGCCGGCATCGCGCAGGTGATGACTGCGGGCAAGAGCATTCCCGACATCGACAAATGGCTGTATGATACCGAAGCCGGGCAGACGCAAGGTGCCGATCACGGCGCCACCATTCCCAAGGGTTTCGACGACGTGGCCGTGGCGCTGCGCAGCGCCCGCGCGGTGTTCGAAGCCGGACAGGTCTTCCCTGCCCATGTTCTGGACCGCACGATTGAAGGCCTGGAGCGGCAGAAGGCGCTCATTCTCTAAACCATATGACGACAGTGTTCCCGCATCCGTGTCTTCCCACCCCCTAAAGGAGCGATCTGATTCATGGCG is part of the bacterium genome and harbors:
- a CDS encoding glutamine synthetase beta-grasp domain-containing protein; translated protein: MNTSTDSQFVTGTRTNGEHAVTIDPPALPASKLARLTGKPNGTWTVDDLVTLVREEGIRLISLMHVGGDGWLKTLDFAPRDESHLRDILTGGERCDGSSIFGMMGINAGASDIILRPRVESAFLDPFADEPVLVLLCGHCGRDGKPLVESPDTIVRLAVERLKRETGIELQALGEVEYFLGKRPSDEDVYGSDDRGYHASSPFVFGEDLRRAALAILAEMGVPIKYGHSEVGYIPAGEKENRIWEQHEIEMHLQPLPQAADAVVLTQWVLRNLAHAQGMRVSFEPVVRQGHAGNGLHFHCSPTVNGQNLSLGKTNEQMPAAAKWLIGGLVRYGGVLMAFGNREGSSFLRLSQAKEAPSAVTWGRYNRKALVRIPIVATDEHGRQVSPETIEFRLSDGSAHPHLLLAGIAQVMTAGKSIPDIDKWLYDTEAGQTQGADHGATIPKGFDDVAVALRSARAVFEAGQVFPAHVLDRTIEGLERQKALIL